Proteins encoded by one window of Lathyrus oleraceus cultivar Zhongwan6 chromosome 1, CAAS_Psat_ZW6_1.0, whole genome shotgun sequence:
- the LOC127138434 gene encoding cysteine-tryptophan domain-containing zinc finger protein 3 isoform X2 — MNSNFLAQTTAEIYSGLGLDDSPSSSMENSPVESEGTPPPPPPPVSKAKAEDSAIEIIQAMTSCAIPGGILLSPLPESLLFSVKNEKVHGDVRYMSSREPRSMSTDESDSFVADGHLKKRIVRIVRQKEKKLEAKQINDTLSVSDMALHVKKRLGNRTPDCNELLSIDMKSTPLSSSICDAGETAVATAKASNVAKKFSENGVQGRIVSVEPLKEESLESISGQDFKKIEKQSVGNGFRKNVLEEKLENSLKDSSADPKNDSKCNTYMISKNVERDGGKRKIDQRYETPQRVKVVSERRNKSKGDESPGKPESVGRKDTFGGANNAMVSDKGSAGFGTVSRNKMSKTKVQKDSKVRDSTKVSLKEKNSDQKVDDFPGNSAVKTSKSNNNNEKQTAFGAKLKERLSDNKVVNHSLAGPRKTDDLGSFPMAVNNAALEMIPTAVAAPQLIAEDWVACDSCQKWRLLPTGLKPEQLPEKWLCVMLNWLPGMNSCDFSEDETTKALYASYQMPISEGQNNLQTHASETAFGVSSADASQFGLNHKKSNSSVLHDQGKKKPFFKERIVSKLSAQASGKNRNLNQHPTDSKPMKMKHPSRSNNTIEEKCASEEREKQTSEGTRKYIKLKRKVDADQSSSGTPKKSKTEHVPYADKQLNPGMGLGKVVLNARGSLPTKASRKEVRKYDEFGLPEDDEDSLLVPEKKEGDQAEVTSGVGSLNVKSSSKNGSLRKKQKFNDWPDDETEKHNSSSSLHGNKQCGEQGSTSKLWKENQYKILNKEENFVAADDDKLRKGRVRRVSLPGSRDQTTVETEGRYVDKDYQPMKRRKSIASHQALDVIAPLGSGRQLAFAATSSSSKVSGSHKVRTNFDDVKGSPVESVTSSPLRSSNLDKHVLTARHISVKDDAVKVSLSSRKGANNGKGKLSLKLKGDKISYNAHPAPNKITSTEYQVKEAKDKVRVQAKTSEIKSNRLLGVPVEEHDNSGMRHEEKVNRNKQDELSGKKPNKVTSLQSMEKNRRPGSQVGTDKTKVLTSESCFSKNGERHDSQVDPIGTDTSYDAKYRSLMSKCEIDSVSHKSALRHGPTETGKQTELKQNDFEKSVMKMDTQRSTGSKRKGTFQQNTTQDAEEENKANHECTESRDRKSKVLLSADGEIKRETFAVPRYQKGDISNEHPASAGNSGLTKLVRNSADSSGNVLVNCSSGSVAPGQQLTVSSPVRTSAEQTAVGTLEDAARLKESAGHYKNSGFDFESNETYFHAGLKFLHGGSLLESCHNEISKYGEMSQMQIYATAAKLFKSCAHEYENRQEMAAAALAYKCMEVAYMRVVYCKHSSTNRDRCELQSTLQVVSQGESPSSSASDVDNLNNQVAMDKATLPKVTNAHAAGNHVISVRTRPSLVRLLDFTQDINFAMEAATKCHSTFSAAHATMEETRNRDCITSIKRVIDFSFQDVDELVRLVRNATKAISGAGLGGARD; from the exons CTCGTGAACCTCGTTCCATGTCTACTGATGAGTCAGATTCTTTTGTTGCGGACGGGCATTTGAAGAAGAGGATAGTGAGAATAGTTAGACAAAAGGAAAAGAAGTTGGAAGCGAAGCAAATAAATGACACCCTTTCTGTGAGTGATATGGCATTGCATGTGAAGAAAAGGTTGGGAAATAGGACACCAGATTGCAATGAACTTCTCTCTATTGACATGAAATCAACACCTCTGTCAAGTTCAATTTGTGATGCTGGTGAAACTGCAGTAGCCACTGCTAAAGCCTCTAATGTTGCCAAAAAGTTTAGTGAGAATGGTGTTCAAGGCAGAATTGTGTCTGTGGAACCATTGAAGGAGGAGTCATTGGAGTCTATATCTGGTCAGGATTTTAAAAAGATTGAAAAGCAAAGTGTGGGAAATGGTTTTAGGAAAAATGTTTTAGAAGAAAAACTGGAAAATTCCCTAAAGGATAGTTCTGCTGATCCTAAGAATGACAGCAAGTGTAATACTTACATGATTTCCAAAAATGTTGAACGCGATGGAGGCAAACGTAAGATTGACCAAAGGTATGAGACCCCTCAGAGGGTGAAGGTTGTATCTGAAAGGAGGAACAAGTCAAAGGGTGATGAAAGTCCTGGGAAACCTGAGTCTGTTGGCAGAAAAGATACCTTTGGTGGTGCTAATAATGCAATGGTAAGTGATAAAGGGAGTGCTGGATTTGGCACGGTTAGTAGAAATAAAATGAGCAAAACAAAGGTACAGAAGGATAGTAAGGTCAGAGACAGTACCAAAGTATCATTGAAAGAAAAAAACTCAGATCAGAAAGTCGATGATTTTCCTGGTAATAGTGCTGTTAAGACTTCTAAGTCTAACAATAATAATGAAAAACAGACTGCATTTGGCGCTAAACTAAAGGAAAGATTAAGTGACAATAAAGTGGTTAACCACTCGCTAGCTGGGCCGCGCAAAACAGATGATCTGGGTTCATTTCCAATGGCTGTAAATAATGCTGCTCTGGAGATGATTCCAACAGCAGTAGCAGCACCTCAACTTATTGCAGAAGATTGGGTAGCTTGTGACAGTTGCCAGAAATGGCGGCTTCTACCTACTGGCTTAAAGCCAGAGCAACTTCCAGAGAAATGGTTGTGTGTCATGCTTAATTGGCT GCCTGGGATGAATTCTTGTGACTTTAGTGAGGATGAGACAACAAAGGCATTGTATGCTTCATATCAAATGCCGATTTCTGAGGGTCAAAATAACTTGCAAACGCATGCCTCTGAAACTGCATTTGGAGTGAGCTCTGCTGATGCTTCACAGTTTGGTCTGAATCACAAAAAGTCCAATTCTAGCGTGTTGCATGACCAAGGAAAGAAGAAACCTTTTTTTAAGGAAAGGATAGTGTCAAAGCTCAGTGCTCAAGCATCAGGAAAAAATAGAAACTTGAATCAACATCCTACAGATTCAAAACCAATGAAGATGAAACATCCCAGCAGGTCTAACAACACGATAGAAGAGAAATGTGCGTCTGAAGAGAGAGAAAAGCAAACAAGTGAAGGTAC CAGAAAGTATATTAAGTTAAAACGCAAGGTGGATGCTGATCAATCTAGTTCAGGAACTCCTAAGAAATCAAAAACTGAACATGTTCCCTATGCTGATAAACAACTGAATCCTGGCATGGGCCTTGGGAAGGTTGTTCTAAATGCAAGAGGCAGTTTACCAACAAAAGCTAGCAGAAAGGAGGTGAGGAAGTATGATGAGTTTGGTTTACCCGAAGATGATGAGGATAGCTTACTAGTCCCAGAAAAGAAGGAGGGAGATCAGGCTGAAGTCACTTCTGGTGTTGGCTCCTTGAATGTGAAGAGTAGCAGCAAAAATGGCAGTTTAAGGAAGAAACAGAAATTCAATGACTGGCCAGATGATGAGACTGAGAAGCATAACAGCTCATCCTCTTTGCATGGTAATAAACAGTGTGGCGAGCAGGGAAGCACAAGTAAACTTTGGAAGGAAAATCAGTATAAAATTTTGAATAAAGAGGAAAATTTCGTTGCTGCTGATGATGATAAATTGAGGAAAGGTAGGGTGAGGCGAGTTTCCTTACCAGGAAGTCGGGACCAAACGACTGTTGAGACAGAAGGAAGATATGTTGATAAAGACTATCAGCCAATGAAGCGCAGAAAAAGTATTGCATCTCATCAAGCTTTGGATGTTATTGCTCCATTGGGCTCTGGACGACAACTAGCATTTGCAGCAACTTCAAGCTCTTCAAAGGTTTCAGGCTCTCATAAAGTTAGAACCAACTTTGATGACGTGAAAGGTTCTCCTGTGGAATCTGTTACTTCATCACCTTTGAGGTCGTCTAACCTCGATAAACATGTTTTGACAGCAAGGCACATTTCAGTGAAGGATGATGCTGTAAAAGTCAGCCTTTCTTCAAGAAAAGGCGCGAACAATGGGAAGGGGAAGTTATCATTAAAATTGAAGGGGGACAAGATTTCATATAATGCACATCCTGCACCCAACAAAATAACTTCAACAGAGTACCAAGTTAAGGAAGCTAAAGACAAAGTCAGGGTCCAAGCAAAAACTTCTGAAATTAAGAGTAATCGTTTGCTTGGGGTTCCCGTTGAAGAACATGACAATAGTGGCATGCGTCACGAGGAGAAAGTGAACAGGAACAAACAGGACGAACTGTCTGGGAAGAAACCCAACAAGGTGACATCATTGCAAAGCATGGAAAAGAACAGAAGGCCTGGTTCTCAGGTTGGTACAGATAAGACGAAGGTTTTGACTTCAGAGAGTTGTTTTTCTAAAAATGGGGAAAGGCATGATTCACAAGTCGACCCTATTGGTACCGACACAAGTTATGATGCTAAGTACCGTTCTCTTATGTCTAAATGTGAGATTGACAGTGTTAGTCACAAGAGTGCTTTAAGACACGGGCCAACTGAAACTGGAAAGCAAACTGAGCTGAAACAAAATGACTTTGAGAAATCTGTTATGAAGATGGATACTCAACGTTCTACTGGTAGTAAGAGAAAGGGTACATTCCAGCAAAACACGACTCAGGATGCCGAGGAAGAAAACAAAGCTAATCACGAATGCACGGAATCAAGAGATAGGAAATCCAAAGTTCTCTTATCTGCTGATGGTGAAATAAAAAGGGAAACATTTGCTGTACCACGGTATCAAAAGGGAGATATCTCTAATGAACATCCAGCTTCTGCAGGCAACAGTGGTTTGACCAAGTTAGTGAGAAATTCTGCTGATTCTAGCGGCAATGTCTTAGTTAATTGTAGTTCTGGAAGTGTTGCACCTGGCCAACAACTCACCGTGTCAAGTCCTGTGAGAACAAGTGCTGAGCAAACTGCCGTTGGCACCCTGGAAGATGCCGCAAGACTAAAAGAAAGTGCAGGTCACTATAAG AATTCTGGATTTGATTTTGAAAGCAATGAGACCTACTTTCATGCTGGTTTGAAGTTTCTGCACGGAGGATCTCTCTTAGAAAGTTGTCACAATGAGATTAGCAAGTACGGGGAGATGAGTCAAATGCAAATTTATGCCACAGCAGCCAAACTTTTCAA GTCATGTGCCCATGAATATGAAAATCGTCAAGAAATGGCAGCAGCTGCTTTGGCATATAAATGCATGGAGGTGGCATACATGAGAGTGGTTTACTGTAAACATTCTAGTACAAACCGAGATCGGTGTGAGTTGCAATCAACTCTTCAAGTGGTTTCTCAAG GTGAATCTCCTTCATCTTCAGCATCTGATGTTGATAACTTAAACAATCAAGTGGCAATGGATAAGGCTACTTTGCCCAAGGTTACTAATGCTCATGCTGCCGGTAACCACGTTATATCTGTTCGAACTCGTCCGAGTTTGGTCAGGCTTCTTGATTTT ACTCAGGATATAAATTTTGCTATGGAGGCTGCTACAAAATGTCACAGCACTTTCTCCGCAGCCCATGCGACAATGGAAGAAACACGGAATAGGGACTGTATAACTTCAATTAAGAGGGTTATTGATTTCAGTTTCCAGGATGTAGATGAGCTTGTACGCCTGGTTCGAAATGCAACAAAAGCAATAAGTGGTGCTGGTCTTGGTGGTGCTAGAGATTAA
- the LOC127138423 gene encoding protein SRG1 — MAPVPISTINVGHIDDVQELRRTKPKTVPQRFVRDMTERPTLQTSLSAQNSDMPVIDFSKLSKGSKEDLLNELCKLSVACQEWGFFQVINHEVDINLMENIEDMSKEFFMLPLEEKQKYPMAPGTVQGYGQAFVFSEDQKLDWCNMFALGIAPLYVRDPNLWPKKPAKLSETIELYSRKIKKLCQNLLRYIALGLSLEEDVFEEMFGEAVQAIRMNYYPTCSRPDLVLGLSPHSDGSALTVLQQAKGSPVGLQILKDSRWVPVQPIPNALVINIGDTIEVLTNGKYKSVEHRAVAHEEKDRLSIVTFYAPSYEVELGPMQEFVDENHPCKYRRYNHGEYSKHYVTNKLQGKRTLDFAKVEKSE, encoded by the exons ATGGCTCCTGTACCAATTTCCACCATCAACGTAGGACACATTGATGATGTACAAGAACTAAGAAGAACAAAACCAAAGACAGTTCCTCAAAGATTTGTAAGAGACATGACAGAAAGACCAACACTTCAAACATCTCTTTCAGCACAAAATAGTGACATGCCTGTCATTGATTTCTCTAAGCTTAGTAAAGGGAGCAAAGAGGATTTGCTCAATGAACTTTGCAAGCTTTCGGTCGCTTGTCAAGAGTGGGGATTTTTTCAG GTGATTAATCATGAGGTTGACATCAATCTAATGGAGAACATAGAGGATATGAGTAAGGAGTTTTTCATGCTACCTTTGGAAGAGAAACAGAAGTACCCTATGGCACCAGGAACAGTCCAAGGATATGGACAAGCTTTTGTTTTCTCAGAGGACCAGAAACTTGATTGGTGCAACATGTTTGCTTTAGGAATTGCACCTCTCTATGTTAGGGACCCAAATCTTTGGCCAAAGAAACCAGCAAAACTCAG TGAAACAATAGAATTGTACTCAAGAAAAATCAAGAAACTTTGTCAAAATTTGCTGAGATACATAGCATTAGGCCTGAGTTTGGAAGAAGATGTTTTTGAGGAGATGTTTGGTGAAGCAGTACAAGCCATAAGGATGAATTACTATCCAACATGTTCAAGGCCTGACCTTGTTTTGGGCCTGAGTCCTCATTCAGATGGAAGTGCTCTTACTGTGCTGCAGCAAGCAAAGGGAAGCCCGGTGGGCCTTCAAATACTTAAAGACAGCAGATGGGTCCCTGTTCAACCAATTCCAAATGCTCTTGTCATCAACATTGGTGACACAATAGAA GTTCTTACAAATGGAAAATACAAGAGTGTGGAGCATAGGGCTGTGGCTCATGAGGAAAAAGATAGGCTTTCAATTGTGACATTTTATGCTCCTAGTTATGAAGTAGAGCTTGGACCAATGCAAGAATTTGTGGATGAAAATCACCCATGCAAGTATAGGAGATACAATCATGGAGAGTATAGTAAACATTATGTGACAAATAAATTACAAGGAAAGAGGACTTTGGACTTTGCAAAAGTGGAAAAAAGTGAATAA